CAGGCGCGCATCCAGCCCTGCGTGTTCGGTGCGCACCAGGAGTGTGCTGATGGTGACGTGGGGCTGCTGCCATGGGCTTGGGATGCTCTGCCTTGCCCAGAGCTTACTGATGACTCCCCAGGCTGGCGGTGCTGCGGGAAGGGCCATCCCCTCTCAAAACCTAGGGACGGATTTCTTCAGCATAAAGGGGCTAAGCTAGAACCTGCGCCTTCCTTGTAGCTGCCATCCAGTCTTTCCAAGTGCTGTTCACTCCTTCACTGGCCTCGGCATGCAGCTGTGTGTCAAGAGAGCTGGTGGTTGGAGCAAAGGATGCTGCTGAGGGCCCTGTGTGTTAATTCAGCATCTCCATCCAGGCTCTGCAGATGGGCTGGCAGGTGGGCTGATACTCAGCAGGTCGCTTGTATTTTTACATGGCAGGTTGAAGCCCCAGAAGAGACCAGGCAGCGGCGCATCCCAGCCGTGCGAGAACATTGTGGTCGCTTACTATTTCTGCGGAGAGCCCATCCCTTACCGCACCCTCGTCAAAGGGCGTGTGGTGACACTGGGACAGTTCAAGGAGCTGCTGACCAAGAAAGGGAACTACAGGTAAGGGCTGCTCCCTGCATGCGGTTATGGTGCCAGCAGACTGTCAGTGACCCCTGGCAGATGCCGCTGCCAGGACACAGCAGTGTTGCCCCCTCCAAGGTGAAGGAGCATGGTGGAGGTAGGTCAGGGAGGTCCTGGAGCCTTCCAGGAGGGCTCCCACAGGGCATGCTGCACTGGGGATGTTGCAGCACAGCCAAGGTTGGCTGTTGAAGAGGCAGGTTACAGGGACAAGGGAGATTGGGTTTTGTAGCAGAAATGTCCTGCATCATGGTTTGCACCTTCAAcagaagctgctgagctgccctgCAGGGACCCTGCAGGGTCCTGGACTGGTGAGGAGCAGCATCAGCCGGTGGTGCTCAGTGGTGCTATGGGAAACCCTCCAATTTCCAGAGCCATTTTGGCTCCTCCCAAAATTTACTCCAGTGAGGACAGGGAGGTTGGGTCCAGCCAGAGTCCCAAAGCAGCCAGGCATGGGGTGTGTAGCTCTCCACGTTCCCCCTTCCAAGTAGGAGCTGTCATGGGAAAGCCTGCCTAGAAATGCTCCACCAACATGGGTGCCTCCAGCTACTGCTTTTGACAGAGCTGTGAATGGGCTTGGATTCAGGGCTGGAGCTCCTGAATGTACCAGCATGGATCCTgaccactttttttttgctcacTGGGTGAGGGCAGGGGCACAAGTGCGGCCCCAGTTGCCTCCATGTCTGGGGGAGCTCCCCATGCACCACGACCTCATGGCCATGGAAGGCCTGTACCCAGGTTTGGGGACTGTGGTGCCCATGACCAttcacctgtttttttttcttctctgcccccatgtttctggtttttcaggtattactttaaaaaagtgAGTGACGAGTTTGACTGTGGTGTGGTCTTTGAGGAGGTGCGGGAGGATGACACCATCCTGCCCATCTTCGAAGAGAAGATCATCGGGAAGGTGGAGAAGATCGACTAAGCTCCAGGGCTGCCGAGGCATGAGGACAGGACTGTGAAAGACTCTGGGACCGGAGGAGAGGGCCTGTGGCGAATGCTGGTGGTGCTACTGCCACGGGCACCAGGCGAGCCCAGGGCAGagggcagcagcctgctccagcatggaccTGGGCAAGCTCCAGGTTGGCGGTGGACACCAACCCATGAGCATGCCAGTGGGAGCCTGGGCTCCCTCTCCATACCGAATATAAGTGTAATGTAGCATTGTACAGTGCATTAGAAAGTGTAATATGACCTTGTTTACTAAAGCTGCATATTTTTGATATAttgtaataaaaggaaaatatttccaatgTCACAGTGCTCTTATGTAAATGTAAAACACAGGTACTGCAGAACTCGCCCAAAGTGTACAGCCATCCGCCAGACTCCGTCTGCTCCTCGCTTTCACGgcaccctgccctggcccccccGGTGTGGATGGCTTCGGAGcactgccagggcagagccacTCTCCCCCCCACCGGCGTGGAAGGGGCAGCCCCACTCTGGAGGTGCTGTGGTCCCAGCTCACCTCCGAAGATTATTGAGCCATTTGGAATGAGTCAGTCTCTCGCCTCACTGGCAGTCCCAGCTGCTGGACGTGGTAGGATGTTTTTATTTACCTCCTGAGCTTTCTTGCAACCGAGTAAATCCCTGAGGGATGGAAGGGTCGGTCCCAGCTCTTGGGGCTGGGGGCTTCCTGCAGCACGAGGACCAGCTCGGAGCCAGGGCGGCAGGCTGGGTGCTGGCATCCCACGGCCTGCGCACTCATCCCCTGCCCCGTGTGCCCTGGAGAAGGGTTCGCTTCCTAGGAGGgtgctgcagttctgcagagGGCTGGCACCCATGTGCCTGGCGCAGACGTGCCCAGGCCCCTGGTGCCAAGCTCCAGCTTTGGTCAGGGGACTCTTTTAAGAGGAACGTAGTAGGGGAGGAAGCTGATTAGACACTAAAGgtgaggacaaaaaaaatgtctttttatgaGTCCTGCATCTTTTGTCAGCTTCCGTGTCTCAGGGGAGGCAGCATGAAGGCACTGCAGCCTACTGCCAAGAGCCAGGGGGGTTGTTGACGGCAGGTTGTGGGGCTCGTGTAGGGCCAGGTTCACCCAGCGGGGCAGCCGGCACCCTGGGAAGCCTCCTGGGCTTACTCGGACGCAAGAAAGCTGGGGGCTGCGCCAGCGCTCCCACCACCCTGCCCTtggccctgcctgtcccccagcccaggccctgccctgctccggTGCAGCCGTGGCTCTGCAGAGGCTCTGCAGAGACTGGGTCCTTCAGAGACCAGCCCTCGCCTGACCACAGAAACTGGGGTGGCCCCCGAAGCCCGGGGGTTTCCACGTGGGTTCTCAACCTGCCCAGCGCTGCTCTCAGCCGCAGCAGCGTGTTGGAGCTGCCGGGGACCCTGTGCACCGCGCCAGGATGCAACTCAGCCTGTTGTATGTGTCACCGAGTGCCTTTAAAACACGGTTCTGTGACTTGCCTATACACTACGTGAAGTCCAGCAAAATCTGCAATTGTTTTCAGCCCAGGAACAGCGTTATGagcattcccccccccccccccttttttttttttactttctgatgGTGTTGTGTCTGGTGAGGTTGTTAACATGCCTGGGATTGCCatctccccccctttttttctcaggGGGTCCCCTGTAAATATGTAAAGCggccgcgcagccccggcgATGTCTCCTCTGCATTCTCATGTGCTGACTTGTACAATGATCTTTTCAAAGGTACTtggataaaatgaaataaaaccccACATCCCACTACCTGCTggtttcttccttccctgcGGAGCAGGCACCCGGGCCCCTGGCAGCTGGCGGGGGCAGCCAGAGGATGGGACAGGTCAGGCAAATGGCCCTGCTCTGGCCCGCAGGATTGGGCACGTGGCAGGGCTGCGGCAGCCGTGGGCTCCCTCGAGGGGTGGCCGGGCAGATACAGGGACCAAGGCATTGCCCCTGGAGGAATCACCCATGGTCTGGGAGCAGCAGGCCCAGGGGAGAGGAGATGGTGCCAGGGGTTGGAGGGGATACTGGGTGGTCCCAGAGGCTGTGAGCCAGGCTTAAGAGGAGTGTGTGGAGCCCTGTGTTGGGCTCTTTTTGCCTTCCCTGGCTGTGACAGCATCTCCTGGGGCTGGTACGCGGTTGTGAAGCCCAGgcctggggcaggagggctgcctGGGAGCCACAAAGGAGAGACCGTCACTGGTCCCTTCATCACCTGCACCCCGGCAGCCCGGCATGAGGGCCAGCATGGAGACCGCTGAGGTCCCCCCCAGAGCCATGTCCTCGCCATGTAATTGCAGAGTTTCCAGGACAAGTGCCATGGCACACACAGGGCCGTGCTGGCTCAGCACCccctggggaggcagcgggCCCCTTGCAGCACCCGCCCCGGGTTCAGCTGGCCGTGGGGGCTCTGCCTGTTGTGGCAcccaccagccctgctgtgcccccAAGATGCACAGTGCTCCCGAAGACATGCTGGGGAGCCACAGACACAGAGCAGAGCCTGCACCATTTCCAGGTTGTTTATAGCATGAGCCTGAGGCGGACAGGGCTCACAGTTCATCCCGGGTTTCGGCTGTCCCGAGCGGACTCGgctcctccctgcctgtgctgttcTCAGGGGTCTTGGGCAcctggagaaggcagcagtgaGGCATGGACAGGCACACAGCctgtgcctgtccccatcccacaggatctgtccccctgcccagcgaaggctggaagctgccctggggtgggcaggggtccCTGGCCCTGGGGTCGAGGGACCTCACTCACCGCAGGTGGCTCCTCAGGCAGCGTCCCCCCATTTTCCAGGAACTTGGAGAAGGTTTCCACGTCTCGGGTGCTCTTGTACTCAACCATCTGGAGCCACGGGATGGAAGGGAGACGAGGAGTGCTGGCAGAGCCGGGGTGGCCCCGCACGTGCCCCCACCTACCTTCCTGCCTGGCCCTGCGGGGAAGTAGTGCAGGGTGGGGAAGCCATTGATGGTGATGTTCTCCAGCTCATTGGCCGTAGCATCCAACTCGGCAATGACGATGTCCCCATGGTCCTTGTAGCGCTcacccagctcctcccaggcagccGCCATCGCCTGGCAGTGGGAGCACCACGGTGCGTCTGCGGGAGGCACGGTGCTGGAGTACAAGCCCGGGGaccagggctctgctggggccaGGGTGTGGCATCCCCTGGGCAAGGGGttggggacagggctgtgggCTGTTAGGGTAGGGGCTGAGCCCTGTGCAGAGCTCGGGGAGGGTCACAGGCGGCCCTGGCACTTACAGAACTTGACAAAGACATTCTTGGTCTCATCAAATGCCACTTGCTCGAAGGTCTTCCCCACCAGAACTTTAACGGGCCGTGTGTCCCAGTCCTCAGGGGGCTCCGCGCTCAGCaggtggggctgcagggacagccgGGGTGGCCACAGCCTGGGGCGAGTGGTCCCAGGGCCCCATGGGGCACAgcacgggatggggacaggggcccccagcctgcagccaggGGTGCTCCTGTGCTGCCTTTCGAGCCACCTCTTCCACCATCCCAGCTCTGTGCATCTTCACATCAATGGTCTCCTGCCTCCTTTTCCATAacagccccccccaaatcctcaGGCCTGGCAGCACAAGCATCAGCGAGCAGGTGGCTGGTGTCCACCGCACAACTGCCATCATTAGGCTTCAGAGTTAACAGCCCACTGCTCACCACAAGGCAGCATTCTTGGTGCTGACTGGCACGGTGCCGCATCACTCACCTTCACCTTGCCATCCAGCACTGCCTGGATGAACGTGTGTATGGCTGTGCCCGAGAAGGTGTCCTGGTCCATCCGGTACTTGCGGTTGTTTTCCATCTTGACTAGGCGCAGGGTGGGGGCATCAGTGGGCGTCAGGCCGAAGAAGGGCAGGACGTCGGCGCCATACCCAGTCACATCCACCACCACGAAGAGCACCTGGGTTGGGTACAGGCAGCACTGTTGCCAGGGTGCCCTGCGGCCAcctgccatgtccccaccaTGGGACCACCTCACCTTGCCCCGGAAGGCACCTGCAGCCGCCCGGAAGCCATCCCGCAGCGCCAGCTGCGCTGACGATGACTTGTTGAGGAAGAGCAGCATGTGATGGGGGATCTTGGCACCGAAGATCTGATTGGAGgtctggggagcaggaggagggtgaGGGCCAGGGGCCATGGCCCCTGCAGGGATGGGacagggctgcagccaggctgtaCCTCATTGGTGAACTCCATCaccagctccaggctgtggaCACGGAGCAGCTGGGTGAGCTCAGCCACATCCAGCCCCCGCTCCAGGTCTACAGGGAAGTCTGTCCGTGCCTCGTCAAACTGCCGGGGCAGGGGCCAGTGAGGGCTGGGAGTGGGGAACCAGGATGGCCCCGCCACCCCTTCACCACCCCCTCACCTTCTTGAAGAGGCAGATGGTGTCAGCCGACAGCCCGTACTCCTGGAAGAGCTCGGCTGCCTCAGCCACGCCGAAAAGCATGTCCACCACCTCACTGGCTACCTCATAAAACACCTGAGCCGCCTCGCTCCCCAGGTCCTGCAGGGCCACCCCATGAGCAGCCACAGCCACGGCCTGGATCTGGCCCCCACCCGCCCCAGCCCACCTTGAAGAAACCAACGACCACCAAGTCCTGGGAGCCAACGAAGGCAGCAGCGGTGTCGGTGTCCTGCAGCAGCGTGGCACTGGGGCCGGCCCGACGCCGCATCCAGTGCACAATGCCTTCAGCGTCCATGCGTCCTAGCACACAGAACGGGGCCCCCGCCATCACCCCAGCCACCCCTCGCCAGGTACCCCTCCCTGTGCCATCAGCCCCGGCCACCCACCTGCCATCACCAGCGTGGCACTGCCTGCCATCACCATGCACCATCGTCGTGCTGTCACCTGCCCACCATCACCACCTTGCAAACCCCATCAGGACATTGCCACCCCTCTCACCATCACCCCCTGCCACCCATCCTTGCACGCCAGCCTGCCCCAGCATCCGTCACAGTGTCCCCCATGATGGGTGCCATGGCCATTGCATGGTGCCACAGCCCTACCGGTGTAGGCGAGGGGGTGGGTGCGGTTGCCATCGCAGAAGAGCTTAAGCGTGGGGTAGGAGGTGATGCCAAACTCATTGGCCAGGGCTGCCTGTACTGTGGCATCCACCTTGCCCAGCCGCACTGGGCTGGACTCATT
This sequence is a window from Pelecanus crispus isolate bPelCri1 chromosome 11, bPelCri1.pri, whole genome shotgun sequence. Protein-coding genes within it:
- the PDIA2 gene encoding protein disulfide-isomerase A2 isoform X2, coding for MWGCGTWLVWLLMLSSAWLGPALGGEEEDGEVVEEEETLSDELREEDGILVLHEHNFARALSEHRLLLVKFYAPWCGHCQQLAPAFARAATTLRNESSPVRLGKVDATVQAALANEFGITSYPTLKLFCDGNRTHPLAYTGRMDAEGIVHWMRRRAGPSATLLQDTDTAAAFVGSQDLVVVGFFKDLGSEAAQVFYEVASEVVDMLFGVAEAAELFQEYGLSADTICLFKKFDEARTDFPVDLERGLDVAELTQLLRVHSLELVMEFTNETSNQIFGAKIPHHMLLFLNKSSSAQLALRDGFRAAAGAFRGKVLFVVVDVTGYGADVLPFFGLTPTDAPTLRLVKMENNRKYRMDQDTFSGTAIHTFIQAVLDGKVKPHLLSAEPPEDWDTRPVKVLVGKTFEQVAFDETKNVFVKFYAPWCSHCQAMAAAWEELGERYKDHGDIVIAELDATANELENITINGFPTLHYFPAGPGRKMVEYKSTRDVETFSKFLENGGTLPEEPPVPKTPENSTGREEPSPLGTAETRDEL
- the PDIA2 gene encoding protein disulfide-isomerase A2 isoform X1 → MWGCGTWLVWLLMLSSAWLGPALGGEEEDGEVVEEEETLSDELREEDGILVLHEHNFARALSEHRLLLVKFYAPWCGHCQQLAPAFARAATTLRNESSPVRLGKVDATVQAALANEFGITSYPTLKLFCDGNRTHPLAYTGRMDAEGIVHWMRRRAGPSATLLQDTDTAAAFVGSQDLVVVGFFKDLGSEAAQVFYEVASEVVDMLFGVAEAAELFQEYGLSADTICLFKKFDEARTDFPVDLERGLDVAELTQLLRVHSLELVMEFTNETSNQIFGAKIPHHMLLFLNKSSSAQLALRDGFRAAAGAFRGKVLFVVVDVTGYGADVLPFFGLTPTDAPTLRLVKMENNRKYRMDQDTFSGTAIHTFIQAVLDGKVKPHLLSAEPPEDWDTRPVKVLVGKTFEQVAFDETKNVFVKFYAPWCSHCQAMAAAWEELGERYKDHGDIVIAELDATANELENITINGFPTLHYFPAGPGRKMVEYKSTRDVETFSKFLENGGTLPEEPPAVPKTPENSTGREEPSPLGTAETRDEL